The nucleotide sequence agttatttatttttcctacctCTCAGAAATAATCTGTCCTACAAGGCATGACAGCTGACATGATAGACTGCCTGTTATGCAAAGATATATTTAGACaaattttgaaatacatattttttaaccaGCAAGTAAAACTTGTTCCTTAGAGGCAGTGATATTATCACTGAGAAAAAACTGTGACTTCAAAAATATTATAACTGTACTCCATGTGTGCTATTTCCTGAAGAATGTAATAATATAGAGTTATATGTACATTTCTTCCTCGTGCACCAAGGcttcataaaaaatgtttaatttttcataacatgataaattaattttaaagaaaatcaatatttcatttttttgaagatatttccAGTCCTCCTTTAACCACTTAacacaaaaaaatggagagatataaATTATAATCACAAAAGTTGCtataatttttaggaaaatatagCTTGGAGGCAGGTATTTAACAACACGATTCACTCatgaaaaaatcaaaacatgtACATCAAAAATGCTCCCTACTTATCattcaaaatgtttatatttttctccattttctctaatattttatcatgtattttttccaattataaatCTTTCTGTATCATCAATTTGTAGTTCATATTTTCACCAGAAATCTGAATAAGCTTTTGCAATCAATCATGTAAAGTCACTTTATTTACAAGTGACTAATCTGCCTGTATCTAAATTCTTACTGGAGTTGTGAAAGGGAAATCTGTACTTGTGATTAATCAAACATTGTCTTGTTACTATTGCAGTAGTTGTGCAAACAGCTGAACACATTTCCTGATGTACTTTATCCACTAATTTGAAGATACTGACAATTCGAATCACTTTTTGGCATGTGTAGCCAAATTTTGACCATGTGTCATGTATCAATCTcaaaattagttaaaaaataaacacatttagaAGCTAAGCttgtaactgaaatttaaatttacagGAAAGAGTGACTTGACAATTTTCAGGTAAACCATAACAAGTAAGATTAACAGAATCGTTTATTAGGGTTATCTTCTtcaatatatatcttttaagaaggcacaattattaaaaatgaattgatAATTCTAATGGTATGCATACTGCAGATATTCAATAAACGAGGCAAAGGAAATTTTACAACTAACTATATCTCCTCAGACGTACCTGCAAGaccattaaaatgtttaataataggCAACTAAAATTTTTGTATCAGTAttgcaaatcagaaaaaaaatcttttactctAATCATACAATAAAATTGAAACTATATTTCTTTTAGGTacactttgacattttttttttggctatttaaGCTATATTAATCAGATTTTCCTCTTGTGATGGTTTATGCATAGATTTACCACATCTCTCTGGACTTCTGCCAAATGCAACCAATACATCAATAGTGCCCTGAAAAAAAACGGAAAGCACCTTGACAAGGCTATAGAAAGAAAATGCCAGAGAGCAGTGGTCAAGCCGAAGAATTTCACACATGGAGCCAGGTGCAGTAGAAAACTGAAAAAGCTTATGTGATTCTCTTTCTGTGCAGCTGCCTCCGTGTTTAAAGCCCTTCTATGAACAAGATTGGTGACTGCAAATGGCTttagaaaggagaaaagcaaggGGGGTaggggagaaagaacaaaaaagaaaactattcatAGGAGAATAAACAGAAGGCATATCTAGataagtaaatacaaaataatgctAACATCGAAAAAGAAATTGGGAATAAATACAAAGGTAGGAAGATTAAACAGGTGAAGCACTAAAGCTCAATAGTGTATATAATGTCGCATGGAGTGAGGGAGAGACTGAAGAAGAGAATTCAGAGTCTGTGTCTTTTCAGTATCATTTCTCCATGACAATCTGGTGTCCTCCCCCTAAAAACTGGCTGAGTAAGATTTGCTTATTAGTATGAACTTTTCCCATATCCTAAACCTGGAAATAGATGCGCTATGAGTAATGTGTCTTAAGTATTACAAAATGGGAAGATCATCAGTACCTGGctttcacaagaaaataaaacagatgtaCTTTTTCACCTGAAATAGGCTCATCTTTTAGGAAACCTTATCTCGCTACTTGCTGTAAAGTGTACAGTACGCAACATCAGTATGGACTGGGCAAAGTCATTAAGTCGATGCATTCCAATTCTCAGCATTTAGGGTTTTAtacttataaaagaaaacacttcAAAATCACTCTTACAATAAAATTAGACATAGTAAGTCTGATTGCAATTCAGCACACAAAGGTGAGATGACTTCTTAATACAAGAGTGTCATTACAATTCGAAAACAGCGATTATTGCACTCAGTATGTTGTGGCTGCCCTAGAACTGCCAACGCAATACCAAAATAAATCGTTAATTCTGTAATACTTTTCACGTTTAAGAAGGTAAAGatagggcaattttttttttttttttgccactgctgaagaaaaatatgaactGCCTtgcttttttagaaaatgttctcCAGAACACAATTTGGCATTTAAGTTTTCCTTTTAATGCTTTGACATCTCAAATGATTTGAGAGAAACATTACCAAAATGGCAACACTGAGTCCCTGTGAAATAAAGTAGCTACTGGGAAGGCTCATTGATAAGACTCTCTTCCCATCCATCTTCCAAATTTAGCACTTTTTGCAGATGTTTATtcgtttctctttctttttggttaGGTTATTATAGCTCATTATGTCTGAGGGAACTAAACTAATTGAAATGTTCATTGAGACTGGAGtgctacagaaaaaaacaaagagggagggtgggggagtgggaaaagaataaaatgcaccCAAGGAAACACGAAGCAGATACTCTGTTTTAATATTAAGCATTTTgttttagaagtttaaaaaggCTAACTCAAATTAGAACCCCtgaaaaaaaggaacaggaacGAGCAATTCTGAATGTACAGCTTTTTAAAGGTAACAATAAATCATATGCCATATATAGGCCAAAAATGAAAGGGACTTTGTACTCAAATATAAACTTCTGGCAAGTTCTGGTTTGTTGTCAGGTTCCCAGACACTAAATAGATGCTCTGTTCAGTTAGCGTGAAGGCCCGCAAGGGGCAGGGACCTCCGGGGATTCTTGGCAGTTCTCAAGTCTCATTAGGTCTGCATATTAATGACTTGCAGCAATATAAAGAGACCCTTGAGCAGCCTTTTTACTCCCCCCTCCTGACTGTGTTTCCCAAGGCTAAGGCAGCCTCAGACACAGCACACTTTAGCCAAGTGAGAGGCTTGCAGTAACCACGGCTGCCAGGCGACCGTGGGGCGGGTACTGCCCTTTGACACACTGCCTCAGCACCCTTCAGAGGTCCACCAAGTGTGCTAAGGAATGTGTGCTCTCTAGGACTGGTGTTACCTCGAAAATGAGGACTCTTCCACTCTGGGGTTACATCATTAACCAAAATGAAGCTCAAAAGCGAGGGAACAGAGTTGAGTTTGGAGATGGCCCAGTGACGGATGCTTTTATAAGTCACAAGAGTTAATTtgcctttccatttctctccGTGTCACAAAGACACAAGActcaatcagaaaagaaaaagttaaaaacaaaaaaaatcaaccagcCTCCTTCGCCCCCTTCTTGGTTGAAATGCCAATGACGTGGAAAGAAAATCCAACCGTTAtgaaatcattttcattattataaggcatatattttatttttcaaagtgtttttctttAAGGATTAGGAAATAGAGTTATCAGCACCCTATAAAACTTCACGGTTAAATTCATAGAGGAAAAAGTAAACTAAAATAAGTAAGGAATGTAAAATCTATGTATCACATTGCAACCCTATCGGCAGGCATCATTAACCTCACATACGAATAAGCACGGGATTCAAATTTTGACAGGTCATGGACCGCAAGGAAAATATGAGGAAGCCTCGGATGCTTGAGAAAATACACATTATCCAATATTTACTAATGGACCGAAGCCTAAGAACCCAGCATTGGAGATCCTGCTGTCAGCCTGTTCATGACTTTTAATCACCATTCCTTCTCTCATTCAATACTCAGTGGCTTGCAAAATGCATTGCTCTCGAAAGGGAAGAAATTTGGATTCTAGTTCCCAATCATCATCCACTTATTCTCTGTGACTTTGTGCAGGTCAATCAATTTCATTCATCTTCAGTTACCTCATCCATAAACAAGTCTAATAATACCTTCATTGACTGAAGACTGAGGCCTGGACCAGGTGAGAAATctataggtttttaaatttcaatataatTGCACGAAAGAACATCACATAAGGAAGAAATAAGCTCATGTTCTAACATATTTCACAGTAAGTCTCTAACTGTACCCAAAGGGGCATTTTTAGAATCCTCTTTGACTATGTAATTATCAACATAGAATGACACCATATTTCTGGTGTGGACTTACCAACATTAACCctacaataaaatacctaggacaTCACTCTTTCTAGATTTactttgaaaacaacaacaacaacaacaaactataaAGGTCAGCATTGCCCTTTGAGCACACTTACCAGCTGACTGGCCGCGGTTGGTGGCATCATGATCACTATCTCCCTGTTCACTGTCTCCATGACCACTGTCCTTAGAGCTTACTATGTCGGCTTCCTGGAATGCAGAACTAGAAGTACAAAAACGtgaatattagaataaaaaaaggtgaagaaacacagaaaacattCTTCTGCCACCACATGGTCACCAATGGTGCTGCAGATTCACAGGCCTCTCACAGTGGCCTTTATTTCTGCAGAAAAGCTAGTTTTCATCCCCTTACAGCCTAACTCTTTACAACTGAGCAAAGAAGTCAGCAGGAGCCTTTAAGGCACGTCACGTTTAGTCATTATTCTGTGAGGAGAGCTACGCGTATGTTTATATCATTGTCATAAAACGGAGTATATAGACCCTTGGAACAGGGAGGCTATCAGAAGTAGTGTTAAGAgtataaattgataaaatattcaaatatattcagtAAGTTGTATAGAGATGAAAGACACCCATATTTCTAATGTATTGTCCAGGAACCAACATAAACAGTATTTATGATCTGCCCTAGCTGGAGATGCTTTCATACATCTTATATTCTAATATTGGATAATACGTCTAATTTCTAACTTTAATAGGTAGTAAACTTGTCCATACACCAAGCTAGGGGGATAAAAAAAGAGTCCATACCTGTTAACTCGGCGAGGTCTGTCAACTAGATAGCTGAGCTCTGCTCGCTGGTGTTTAgtctagaaagaaaataaataaatcaagagcATTTGAATGCTAAGGGCTTAACTAGCAGTCCTCTTCTGAGGTTAGGAATTGAGTCTAGTTTAAGTAATTGTGTACGGTTTTATGCATTTGCAAGCTGCCCTAAGGCCTCTGGTGACTGCTGGGTAAGGGGAGAGAGATATCCAGAGACACCTCAGTCTAGATTTTCAGtaaaggggtaaaaaaaaaaaaaaaaaaaaaattgcaaaaataaaaagccaattttaaacgtgtgtgtgtgtgtgtgtgtgtgtgtgtgtgtgtttaaggagAGAATGCAAATGACCTCATAGCTAGGGCTCATAAACTACTGTTCCTAATAGAGTCAACCTAGGTATACTCTGCAGTCTTTCCTTCAGTGGCCTAAAAAAGTGTTTGGGTGCATACTGGTTGACACAAGAAAAAACAGCACGCTCAATAAGCAAAAAGTTTGGATATTTTATggaattattttgttgtttattttcaaaatgtgctTAAGATACAAATGAGCTGTACAAATATTCATGAAAGTCAATTAATAATCTctaagactcaaataaataaaataacctgcCGAGAAAGGAATTCATCATccacactcccccccacccccatacctTTCCCCCTCCAAAACGCCCTGTGCATTCTCCTCCCCACCgtccaccatccaccatccacaCACCTCTTCTGGCCCCAACTCTCTTGTACACAAATCAACTGtgttctccccctccctccctccctccttccaacTTTGCCACTTccccatcttttaaaaagagatcagAATTGACAAGCCAAATTCTTTGAGGAAGAAAGCCAACAGCAGCGATTTACCCAGAACAGTGGCAAAAGGTGAGGATCAGCTAAaaggtatatattatatatatatatatatatttaaggtcaCAATTGTTTAAGCCTTCCGTTAGTTAGTTTACGCTTACAGGGGTCTGTGCCAAAGCAACTTCATTCAAATTCACACTGTGTGGGCGTTGGGCTTCCAGGGCGGCTGTAAATGCTGTCCAGAGCAGAACGGAAGCCTTTTCTGCAACCCGAGGTCGGAGGACAAGGATCTGATAACTTATTCACTAAAACATGCATTCGAGTTTAGACAGCTGTGCAAAGTCAAACAATCTACAGCTTACTTTTACACGCGACTCAAAGCATCgataaacaaagcaaacaaaattaactttattAGTGCCTGGGACAAACGCAAAGAGCGGGAAGACCTTTGCCAGGGCCCGAAAGTCCCTCCATCCGCATTTCCCtcgctgcccaccccccccccccgccccccgcgcactTTTCCCTccactttcagatttttttttttttttttttttttgagaaggggTTAGGACTTTAAAGGAAGGatgccagagggaagagggaaggtcCAAGGTGGCAAAGcaccaagggagggagggagggaggagggggaaggggagggaatgAAAGTCAAtgtggagggaggggtggagcGCAGGAGATCAGGGACGACACGAAGTTTAGGTTACAGACGAAGGGGTGGGGGAcagcctcccccccgccccctggccccctcccccccccccccccccgcacagaGATACAAATAAGTGAATATCCTAAGTATAAATACACAGTGCACCAGAGATACAAGGGCCGGGCTAGAGGAGGCTTTCGGATGGAGGAGATGAGAGATGGTGGTCCTTTCGCTTCAGCCTTACCTCGTTGGACAAAATGCTTCCGTTGGAGATGATGTCGGGCTGCTGGTCTGTGTAGCCGGTGACGATGGCCCCACAGGGGTTGTGCTCAGTGTCCGCACTCCGCGAAGGGCTGCAGGGCTTCAGGAACATCAGGTCGGTCTTGGCGGACTCGGGGGTCAAGCAGACCTGGTAGCAGTAGTTCTGGGTGTGGTGGTGGGAGCCGAAGCCCCCGGCCTCCTCCACGGGCACCTGCGCCGGGTTGCTGGGGACGTTGGAGCTCTGCACCAGCATGATGTCCGACTTGCTGAGTTTCTTCTTGCGCGCCCGGGCCTGGCGGCCGCAGCAGGCGGAGCCCCCGccgccgcagcagcagcagcagaggcagcagtCGCTGGCCAGGCACGTGTAGATGTTgagcttcttctccttctggcaACGCACGGCGAGCACGATCATGGCCAGCAGGAACACGAAGGACACGGAGCCCAGCGCGATGATGAGGATGAGGGTGAGGTCCAGCGAGGCGTCCGCGCCGCCGGAGCGGCTGGGGCGCTGGtgctccccggggcccccgccgccgcccccgcccccgccgggggGCTCCACGGCGCCGTCCACCAGCTGCACCACGAGCGTGGCCGTGGACGACAGGGGCGGCTGCCCGTGGTCGCGCACCTCGATCACCAGCTCGTAAGGCCGCTGGGGGTCGCGCTTGGCCGGCACCCGGCGCGCGGTGCGGAGCTCCCCGGTGCGCCAGTCCATGCGGAACAGGTTCATCTCGTTGCCCCGCACGATGCTGTAGGTGAGCCGGGCGTTCTCGCCGTCGTCCGCGTCCACCGCGGCCACGCGGGTCAGCAGGTAGCCGGGCTCCGCCGACCGCGGCAGCGCCTCGCGCGCGGGGGTCCCGTTGCGCCCGGGCAGGGGCGCCACGATGGCAGGTGCATTGTCGTTCTGGTCCACGATGAGGATGTTGACCGTGGCGTTCccggccagggcctgggggctgccCGCGTCCCGCGCCTCCACCTGGAAGCTGAAGTCCTTGAGCTGCTCGTAGTCGAAGGAGCGCAGGGCGTACAGGTAGCCGTTCTCGGAGTTGATGGACACGTAGGTGAAGACGCTCATGCCCTGGATCTGGCACTCGAGGATGGAGTAGGCGAGCTGGGCGTTGGCGCCCTCGTCGCGGTCCGTGGCGCTCACGGCGTAGATGTAGGCGCCGGGCACGTTGTTCTCGGTCACATACACGTCGTAGACCGGCTGGCTGAACCGCGGGGCGTTGTCGTTCACGTCCGACACCTGCACCTGGATGGACTTGCTGGTGGAGAGCGCCGGCTCGCCCCGGTCCCGCGCCACCACCGTCAGGGTGTAGGAGTCCCCGGCCTCGCGGTCCAGCGGGGCCTCGGTCACGATCGTGTAGTAGTTCTTGAAGGAGGACTTGAGGCGGAACGGCACGTCCCCCAGCAGCTCGCACTGCACCTGCCCGTTCTCCTCCGAGTCGCGGTCGGTCACGCTGAACAGGGCCACCACCGTGCCGGGCGCCGCGCCCTCGCTCACCGCCTCCTTCACGGTGCTGAAGCTGATCTCGGGCGCGTTGTCGTTGGCATCCAGGACCCGCACCAGCACCTTGCAGTGCGCGGGCACGGCGTTGGGGCCCAGGTCCTTGGCCTGCACGTACACCTGGTACACCGGGCTCTCCTCGTAGTCGAGCTCGCCGCTCACCTCCAGCCGCCCGGTGCGCGGGGACAGTCCGAAGAGCTCCCGCGCCCGGGGCGAGATGTGGCTGCTGAAGGAATACACCACCTCGCCGTTCTGTCCCTCGTCTGGGTCCGTGGCGTTGAGCTGGATCACGAGCGTGCCGGGTGGCGAGTTCTCGGGCAGGGACACAGTGTAGACGGGTTGGTCGAAGGCGGGCACGTTGTCGTTGGAGTCCAGCACTCGGATGGTGAGTAGGGCAGTGCCGGTGCGCTGCTGTTGGGGGGgcaggccccctcccccccctcctccttctcctcctcctccccctcctcctcctcctcctcctcctcccccgtcCACCGCGGTCAGCACGTAGCGGTGCACCGCTTGCTGCTCGCGGTCCAGCGGCTTCTCCAGCACCAGCTCCGCGAACCGGTTGCCATCCCCCTGGGTCTGCACGTCCAGCGAGAAGTAGCTGTTGGGGGTGATCTCGTAGTCGCGCAAGGAGTTGGTGCCCACGTCCGGGTCGAACGCGCTCTCCAGGGGGAAGCGGGTGCCCGGCGTGGCGCTCTCCGAGATCTCCACCGTCAGGTCCGGCTCCGGGAAGGAGGGGGGGTTGTCGTTGATGTCCAGCACTTCGATCTCCACCCGGAACAGCTCGAGGGGGTTCTCCAGGAAGACCTCCAGGTGCAGGACGCAGGAGGGGCTCTGCTTGCAGATCTGCTCGCGGTCAATCTTCTCGTTCACGTACAGCACCCCGGTCTCCAGGTTGAGGTCCAAGTAAGGGGTCCGCGAGTTGGGCACCGTTTGAAACCTGCGAGCTGAAAGTTTTGTAAT is from Canis lupus baileyi chromosome 20, mCanLup2.hap1, whole genome shotgun sequence and encodes:
- the PCDH10 gene encoding protocadherin-10 isoform X2, which produces MIVLLFFALLWMVEGVFSQLHYTVQEEQEHGTFVGNIAEDLGLDITKLSARRFQTVPNSRTPYLDLNLETGVLYVNEKIDREQICKQSPSCVLHLEVFLENPLELFRVEIEVLDINDNPPSFPEPDLTVEISESATPGTRFPLESAFDPDVGTNSLRDYEITPNSYFSLDVQTQGDGNRFAELVLEKPLDREQQAVHRYVLTAVDGGGGGGGGGGGGGGEGGGGGGGLPPQQQRTGTALLTIRVLDSNDNVPAFDQPVYTVSLPENSPPGTLVIQLNATDPDEGQNGEVVYSFSSHISPRARELFGLSPRTGRLEVSGELDYEESPVYQVYVQAKDLGPNAVPAHCKVLVRVLDANDNAPEISFSTVKEAVSEGAAPGTVVALFSVTDRDSEENGQVQCELLGDVPFRLKSSFKNYYTIVTEAPLDREAGDSYTLTVVARDRGEPALSTSKSIQVQVSDVNDNAPRFSQPVYDVYVTENNVPGAYIYAVSATDRDEGANAQLAYSILECQIQGMSVFTYVSINSENGYLYALRSFDYEQLKDFSFQVEARDAGSPQALAGNATVNILIVDQNDNAPAIVAPLPGRNGTPAREALPRSAEPGYLLTRVAAVDADDGENARLTYSIVRGNEMNLFRMDWRTGELRTARRVPAKRDPQRPYELVIEVRDHGQPPLSSTATLVVQLVDGAVEPPGGGGGGGGGPGEHQRPSRSGGADASLDLTLILIIALGSVSFVFLLAMIVLAVRCQKEKKLNIYTCLASDCCLCCCCCGGGGSACCGRQARARKKKLSKSDIMLVQSSNVPSNPAQVPVEEAGGFGSHHHTQNYCYQVCLTPESAKTDLMFLKPCSPSRSADTEHNPCGAIVTGYTDQQPDIISNGSILSNETKHQRAELSYLVDRPRRVNSSAFQEADIVSSKDSGHGDSEQGDSDHDATNRGQSAGMDLFSNCTEECKALGHSDRCWMPSFVPADGRQAADYRSNLHVPGMDSVPDTEVFETPEAQPGAERSFSTFGKEKALHSTLERKELDGLLSNTRAPYKPPYLNHFHPLSYFVHWK
- the PCDH10 gene encoding protocadherin-10 isoform X1, giving the protein MIVLLFFALLWMVEGVFSQLHYTVQEEQEHGTFVGNIAEDLGLDITKLSARRFQTVPNSRTPYLDLNLETGVLYVNEKIDREQICKQSPSCVLHLEVFLENPLELFRVEIEVLDINDNPPSFPEPDLTVEISESATPGTRFPLESAFDPDVGTNSLRDYEITPNSYFSLDVQTQGDGNRFAELVLEKPLDREQQAVHRYVLTAVDGGGGGGGGGGGGGGEGGGGGGGLPPQQQRTGTALLTIRVLDSNDNVPAFDQPVYTVSLPENSPPGTLVIQLNATDPDEGQNGEVVYSFSSHISPRARELFGLSPRTGRLEVSGELDYEESPVYQVYVQAKDLGPNAVPAHCKVLVRVLDANDNAPEISFSTVKEAVSEGAAPGTVVALFSVTDRDSEENGQVQCELLGDVPFRLKSSFKNYYTIVTEAPLDREAGDSYTLTVVARDRGEPALSTSKSIQVQVSDVNDNAPRFSQPVYDVYVTENNVPGAYIYAVSATDRDEGANAQLAYSILECQIQGMSVFTYVSINSENGYLYALRSFDYEQLKDFSFQVEARDAGSPQALAGNATVNILIVDQNDNAPAIVAPLPGRNGTPAREALPRSAEPGYLLTRVAAVDADDGENARLTYSIVRGNEMNLFRMDWRTGELRTARRVPAKRDPQRPYELVIEVRDHGQPPLSSTATLVVQLVDGAVEPPGGGGGGGGGPGEHQRPSRSGGADASLDLTLILIIALGSVSFVFLLAMIVLAVRCQKEKKLNIYTCLASDCCLCCCCCGGGGSACCGRQARARKKKLSKSDIMLVQSSNVPSNPAQVPVEEAGGFGSHHHTQNYCYQVCLTPESAKTDLMFLKPCSPSRSADTEHNPCGAIVTGYTDQQPDIISNGSILSNETKHQRAELSYLVDRPRRVNSSAFQEADIVSSKDSGHGDSEQGDSDHDATNRGQSAGMDLFSNCTEECKALGHSDRCWMPSFVPADGRQAADYRSNLHVPGMDSVPDTEVFETPEAQPGAERSFSTFGKEKALHSTLERKELDGLLSNTRAPYKPPYLKMWRQLCGETHVVRDRGLSTDT
- the PCDH10 gene encoding protocadherin-10 isoform X3, whose product is MIVLLFFALLWMVEGVFSQLHYTVQEEQEHGTFVGNIAEDLGLDITKLSARRFQTVPNSRTPYLDLNLETGVLYVNEKIDREQICKQSPSCVLHLEVFLENPLELFRVEIEVLDINDNPPSFPEPDLTVEISESATPGTRFPLESAFDPDVGTNSLRDYEITPNSYFSLDVQTQGDGNRFAELVLEKPLDREQQAVHRYVLTAVDGGGGGGGGGGGGGGEGGGGGGGLPPQQQRTGTALLTIRVLDSNDNVPAFDQPVYTVSLPENSPPGTLVIQLNATDPDEGQNGEVVYSFSSHISPRARELFGLSPRTGRLEVSGELDYEESPVYQVYVQAKDLGPNAVPAHCKVLVRVLDANDNAPEISFSTVKEAVSEGAAPGTVVALFSVTDRDSEENGQVQCELLGDVPFRLKSSFKNYYTIVTEAPLDREAGDSYTLTVVARDRGEPALSTSKSIQVQVSDVNDNAPRFSQPVYDVYVTENNVPGAYIYAVSATDRDEGANAQLAYSILECQIQGMSVFTYVSINSENGYLYALRSFDYEQLKDFSFQVEARDAGSPQALAGNATVNILIVDQNDNAPAIVAPLPGRNGTPAREALPRSAEPGYLLTRVAAVDADDGENARLTYSIVRGNEMNLFRMDWRTGELRTARRVPAKRDPQRPYELVIEVRDHGQPPLSSTATLVVQLVDGAVEPPGGGGGGGGGPGEHQRPSRSGGADASLDLTLILIIALGSVSFVFLLAMIVLAVRCQKEKKLNIYTCLASDCCLCCCCCGGGGSACCGRQARARKKKLSKSDIMLVQSSNVPSNPAQVPVEEAGGFGSHHHTQNYCYQVCLTPESAKTDLMFLKPCSPSRSADTEHNPCGAIVTGYTDQQPDIISNGSILSNETKHQRAELSYLVDRPRRVNSSAFQEADIVSSKDSGHGDSEQGDSDHDATNRGQSAGMDLFSNCTEECKALGHSDRCWMPSFVPADGRQAADYRSNLHVPGMDSVPDTEVFETPEAQPGAERSFSTFGKEKALHSTLERKELDGLLSNTRAPYKPPYLTRKRIC